Part of the Bos taurus isolate L1 Dominette 01449 registration number 42190680 breed Hereford chromosome 1, ARS-UCD2.0, whole genome shotgun sequence genome is shown below.
CAGTAGTTGATTTTCTTATCTGAAAGAAGAGCttgcaaaaaaattaataaacttggAGGCTTTACCATCAAGGTCCATCATTACTTTGAAAGAATTTAGGGGTTTCGACAATATTTCTACTTCTATGTATCTCACTTCCCCACCCCtgccaatgaaataaaaattcttttcctttttaaacatcCCAATGAACTCTGGATTATACCAACTCAAAGGCTTTAAATTACAACTTAcacaaaataggaaaacaaaaaaagaagcccaAGTGCTATGGGCCAAAATAAGTAGCAGAAACTAACTGTGGACCCTTGAGAGTACTTTCATACACATTTATGAAATATTCAGCAGTGCCTTAAAGAAGGATGGTTTCATTATGGACATTTTACCACTGTAAACTCCaaaaaatcttaacagaaatCACAATACAAAGAGGCAGGAAAACTGATGACTGTACAGGTTGTTCTTGAAAAGGGTGTGGAGACTGCGGTGTGGCTCCTCCCTCTGCTTCAAGTCTCTGAAAGTGAACAGTAATTCGGGATTTAGAGCAGCTGCACTCACTCTGGGGGGTGCTGTATAAGTACATGTCCTGACCTTACATGTTATACTAACGTTAAATTCAAAATTTGTGCTGTATGCTAACTGTCCCCATTACACACAGTTTCAATCTGTGATGGCACAAACCAGGGGAAGCAAACCTGCACAGCCCCTCGATGCTGGTCTGAATTCAGGGCCCTGGTGGGTGCTCTGACCACCACGCCCACCACCACCAAAGCTTTGGAAACCAAGGTGGAGGGCTTCCAGAAATCCCCATGCTTTCCTTTCCTGAGTCTTCCATCACTAATTACATGAAATGACCTAAGAGCaagttttttgttattttatataaacCTAAGTATTACTATTGCTGATTTAAATCTCACGATTTTCATACAAAAAAGGTTCTAAATAACCACAAaataccaaatatttatttttatcaagtgTCAGGATATCTTATTAAAGTTgaggtttatctttttttttttaattttattgctgaAGTACTCTAGGATCTTAATACTGCAAACTACTCCACTTTGTTCTGATATGTTTGGACTTGAGAACATGGCTAAGATGTACGAACTTAGGTTTCTTCATAGAATCTAAAGAAGAAATACTTTCATAGTGTTTCAATAActgaaaatcagtaagaaaaaaccAAACCACCTCAAGTAGATTATACTGACACCATGGGATGAGGAACCATGCAAACAACCAAGAACAAACTTCCACATTAATAAAGGCATTACTGAAGGTCCAGAAGCACAGGGCTTTTGGGAGTTTTCCTAGGTTGAGTAAGGACATTTCTCATTAATATCAGTTCACCTCAAACTTATATTCAAGCATAATGATTTGCaacctttattattcttttttttaaaatattttgtttcttatgACACAGTTCACGATTCGGGCTGAAGTCTGGAGACCGGAGCTTGTCTCCAGGGCTGAGAAGTCTTTTAGTTGTGGGTCTGCTCGTGGCTCCAGAGGCTGAAGGCCGTTTTGAATGTCCTGTGGCAGAGCTTACACATGAACTGTCTTTTAAAAGTGATGGCGGAGAGGGGGGGCGCGTGGTAGAACAGCGTGTCTGACTCTCGGGGCGCGAACAGCTTGTCGGCCGTGGGAGTGGGGGTTTCGGGCAGGCCTGTGGGGCTGTCGGGCTCCAGGGGCTGGATCTTGGGCAGCGGTGGGGGCAGCGGGGGCGGCGACGGGGAGCCGGCGGGGCCCGGGCCAGCCTCAGGATCCCGGTGCGCAGGGTCCTCAGAGGCCTGGGCCATGTGGGACTGAAAGTGGCTCCAGAGCCGGAAGTTGGTGCGGAAAGCCTTGTTGCAGACGTGGCAGATGAAGGGCTTCACGGAGCACAGCAGCTCCTGGTGCCGCTCCAGCTGCTTAGGTGCCGGGAAGGTCTTGCCGCACTTCTCGCAGGGCCACAGGTCCTTGGGGGCCGCGCCGGCTTCGGGCGCCTCCTCCTCGGCCTCCTCCGGCGGCTCCTCTTTGACCTGGATCTTCAGCGGCTTGGAGAGGCTGAGGTCCTCGGGGAGGCAGGTGGAGTCTTCGGAGTCAAAGTTCACAGGCTCAGGGCCGCGGCCGCCCCCCGCGGGGTCGTCTTTGGCGGCAGTGGCCGCGGGGTCGGCTCGACCAGGCTCGGGCGGGACAAGGGGCCGGGCAGGGCCGGTGGCCTCGCCGTTGAGGTCAGGCCGGGGTGGGGAGGTGCCGGCGGCCGGGGCCATGCTGTTCTGATTGTGTACTTCCACCTGGTGCCGCCAGATGCTGAAGGCCGACTTGAAGGTGCGCATGCACTCCAGGCACGTGAGCTTGCGGAACTCGCACTTGCCCTCGTGCTCGCGCTTGAGCTCGGGCGAGAAGAACCTGAGGCTGCAGTAGGGGCACACCGTAGCAGTGCGGCACAGGCGCTCGTGGTTGCCTTGCTCTAGGAGAGAAGAGAGCTTGGCGTTACAGAGGCGGCACAGATAGAGCTCCGGGCCGCCCGCTGCGCCCCCGGGGGCCGCGCGCTCCCTGGGCCGCGCGGCCCTGGCAGCCCCAAGGGCCTTCTCCCCCGGGTGCATCTTCACGTGCTGCTTGAGCTGGGAGAGGAAGCGGTAGGCCTTCCCGCAGGCCGTGCACACATACGCGCCCTTGGCCCGGGAGCGCAGGCCCCGTTTGAGGACCTGCGCTGGGGAGCCGCCAGGGCCCTGGAAGCCCGGCCGGCCGCGCCGCAGCTTCAGGATCAGCGCTTTCTTGATCTCCCGCTCTCGCACAATATCAATGAGCTTCCTCTGGAACTTCTCGTCCAGGACAGCATGGGAGCTGGCGGCCGGAGCCGGATTTTTCACCACACCGTGCTGCGTTTGGCAGTGCGTCCACACTTTGAAGTTGGTGTGAAAGCGCTTGTGGCAGATGTCGCAGGCGTACGGCTTCTCGGGGTTGTGGTACATGTTCACGTGCCGGTGCAGGCCCGCCGTGGATCTAAAGATTTTAAGGCAATGTTTgcatttaaactttttgtttggTCTCGTGCCCTCCAACTCACCGAATTCGTCTTTGTTTAAGTCAGAGCCTGGGAAGTCGGCCCGGAGGGCAGATGGGCTCGAGCCCTCCTCGCGGGGGTCTCCCGAGCCCGGGGAGCCTGGGCTCTCAGCCTTGGGCTGCTTGGCCGGCAGCCTCCTGTCGGTCTGGAACCGCCTCTTCGCCGGGAGTCTGCTGGGGTCTTTCCGGTCGTCTTCTGTCTGTAGCGCCAGGTCTCTCGTGGCGGCCGCGGCATCCCCCACGGTGACTCGAATGATGTCGCATGGCTCCGGGGGGCTGCGCGGCTCGGCCTTGACCCGCACCTCCGGCCCCTGGGGCGCCCCCGGCCGCTCAGCCGGCTGAGAAGCGCTGAAGGACCTGAGGCGGTGAGGCTGCGGGGCAGGGGTCCGGGTGTCGGGGGCCACCGTCTCGCCCCCGTCCTTGGAGGGCGGCCTCTGAGAAGAGAAGGCGCTGAGCACACTGCCGGCCACATCGCCCGAGCCCGCGCCTGGGGGAGCCTGCAGCTCAGCAGTGGGCGTGTACACGGGGACTTGGCTGTCCATGGACAGCGACCGGCGCAAGAGGCTCTTGACGAGTGGGCCGCTGCGGTCCACACCCTGGGTCCCGGGCGCCGGCGCCCCGGCTGGGATGACCAGCCCCAGCCTAGAGTAATACAGCAGGTTCCGGTCCTCACCCGGCCCGCTGCCCCGGCCCGCCTCCTTCAGCAGGAAGGGCGTCTCGGGAGAGCCCCGCAGGGACAGGACAGGCGGCCGCGGGCTCCGCAACGCCAACTCCACGGCCACGCCTTTGGGGAGCAGGGCGCTGGCGCCTGGCCTTTCGTCCACGGCCGCCCGGTCTGGCGGGGGCTTCGAAGGTGGTGCCACGGCCCGCTTGGCCAAGCCGCCCCGGCTTGGCTCCTCTAAAGGCCCGGCGAGCTCGGGCGGCCTCGCCAGAACCGCGGGGCCATCTTTCGGCCAGCTTTTTTCAGCTGGCGCCACGTGGTGTGGGGGCTCTGTGGGTTTTGGGCCGGGGGGCTTACTGGCATTTGCCTTGACCGCGATGCTGGCGGAGGGCCGGGGAGGGTGGCTCAGCTCAGGGGTGTTCTGACTCCCGGCTTTCCCGGGGGCTTCGTTCCTGCTCTGACAAACGATGACGCTTCTCTTTTGAGAACTGTTCTCCTCGTCCTCGGTGAAAGTCTTCTTTCTGTTGGGACACGTGGGAAAGGGGGCCTGGGGCGTCTTGGAGGCGATGTTGGTCAGGAAGGAGATGCCCAGGCTATAGCCGAGCTCCTGCACGGCAGCCAGGCTGCTCTTCTCCACGAACAGAGAGGAAGAATAGATGTAGTTCAGCACATTGTCAAAAGCATCTGGCTCACAGAAGTCCAGCTGGAATACAGTCTGTGCCTCGTTCTCCTTGTTGGTGAACAAGCTCTGGAAGTATTCACTGCTGGCAGCCAGGACGTTTTTATGAGCTCGGAACTTCTGGTCACCCACGATCAGGAGCGCGTCACACAGCTGCCCTTTGAGCCGCTCCTCGTTGAGGGCGCTGAGGAGAGAGATGGCGTGTGCTGGGTTGATGTAGTGCAGGAGCCCCTCCATGCTCAGCCTTATCTGAAAGACAGATAAAGTCACTGTGAACAAGGCCGTGCGACGCTCCCCCAGGTAAGGGCTCCTCAAGGGCAGGGAACAGCAGCTGTCTTCTCACCAGCAGACTGTGGCCTGACAAAAACTTTCTGGATGAACAATCTTATTTAAA
Proteins encoded:
- the ZBTB21 gene encoding zinc finger and BTB domain-containing protein 21 isoform 2 (isoform 2 is encoded by transcript variant 2) → MEGLLHYINPAHAISLLSALNEERLKGQLCDALLIVGDQKFRAHKNVLAASSEYFQSLFTNKENEAQTVFQLDFCEPDAFDNVLNYIYSSSLFVEKSSLAAVQELGYSLGISFLTNIASKTPQAPFPTCPNRKKTFTEDEENSSQKRSVIVCQSRNEAPGKAGSQNTPELSHPPRPSASIAVKANASKPPGPKPTEPPHHVAPAEKSWPKDGPAVLARPPELAGPLEEPSRGGLAKRAVAPPSKPPPDRAAVDERPGASALLPKGVAVELALRSPRPPVLSLRGSPETPFLLKEAGRGSGPGEDRNLLYYSRLGLVIPAGAPAPGTQGVDRSGPLVKSLLRRSLSMDSQVPVYTPTAELQAPPGAGSGDVAGSVLSAFSSQRPPSKDGGETVAPDTRTPAPQPHRLRSFSASQPAERPGAPQGPEVRVKAEPRSPPEPCDIIRVTVGDAAAATRDLALQTEDDRKDPSRLPAKRRFQTDRRLPAKQPKAESPGSPGSGDPREEGSSPSALRADFPGSDLNKDEFEQGNHERLCRTATVCPYCSLRFFSPELKREHEGKCEFRKLTCLECMRTFKSAFSIWRHQVEVHNQNSMAPAAGTSPPRPDLNGEATGPARPLVPPEPGRADPAATAAKDDPAGGGRGPEPVNFDSEDSTCLPEDLSLSKPLKIQVKEEPPEEAEEEAPEAGAAPKDLWPCEKCGKTFPAPKQLERHQELLCSVKPFICHVCNKAFRTNFRLWSHFQSHMAQASEDPAHRDPEAGPGPAGSPSPPPLPPPLPKIQPLEPDSPTGLPETPTPTADKLFAPRESDTLFYHAPPLSAITFKRQFMCKLCHRTFKTAFSLWSHEQTHN
- the ZBTB21 gene encoding zinc finger and BTB domain-containing protein 21 isoform 1 (isoform 1 is encoded by transcript variant 1) — protein: MEGLLHYINPAHAISLLSALNEERLKGQLCDALLIVGDQKFRAHKNVLAASSEYFQSLFTNKENEAQTVFQLDFCEPDAFDNVLNYIYSSSLFVEKSSLAAVQELGYSLGISFLTNIASKTPQAPFPTCPNRKKTFTEDEENSSQKRSVIVCQSRNEAPGKAGSQNTPELSHPPRPSASIAVKANASKPPGPKPTEPPHHVAPAEKSWPKDGPAVLARPPELAGPLEEPSRGGLAKRAVAPPSKPPPDRAAVDERPGASALLPKGVAVELALRSPRPPVLSLRGSPETPFLLKEAGRGSGPGEDRNLLYYSRLGLVIPAGAPAPGTQGVDRSGPLVKSLLRRSLSMDSQVPVYTPTAELQAPPGAGSGDVAGSVLSAFSSQRPPSKDGGETVAPDTRTPAPQPHRLRSFSASQPAERPGAPQGPEVRVKAEPRSPPEPCDIIRVTVGDAAAATRDLALQTEDDRKDPSRLPAKRRFQTDRRLPAKQPKAESPGSPGSGDPREEGSSPSALRADFPGSDLNKDEFGELEGTRPNKKFKCKHCLKIFRSTAGLHRHVNMYHNPEKPYACDICHKRFHTNFKVWTHCQTQHGVVKNPAPAASSHAVLDEKFQRKLIDIVREREIKKALILKLRRGRPGFQGPGGSPAQVLKRGLRSRAKGAYVCTACGKAYRFLSQLKQHVKMHPGEKALGAARAARPRERAAPGGAAGGPELYLCRLCNAKLSSLLEQGNHERLCRTATVCPYCSLRFFSPELKREHEGKCEFRKLTCLECMRTFKSAFSIWRHQVEVHNQNSMAPAAGTSPPRPDLNGEATGPARPLVPPEPGRADPAATAAKDDPAGGGRGPEPVNFDSEDSTCLPEDLSLSKPLKIQVKEEPPEEAEEEAPEAGAAPKDLWPCEKCGKTFPAPKQLERHQELLCSVKPFICHVCNKAFRTNFRLWSHFQSHMAQASEDPAHRDPEAGPGPAGSPSPPPLPPPLPKIQPLEPDSPTGLPETPTPTADKLFAPRESDTLFYHAPPLSAITFKRQFMCKLCHRTFKTAFSLWSHEQTHN